Proteins from a single region of Juglans microcarpa x Juglans regia isolate MS1-56 chromosome 5S, Jm3101_v1.0, whole genome shotgun sequence:
- the LOC121268154 gene encoding DNA-binding protein S1FA-like produces MDDEYEFADKVPPSFDRVGDMIKDAEAKGFNPGLIVLLVVVGLLLIFLVGNYVLYMYAQKTLPPRKKKPVSKKKMKRERMKQGVSAPGE; encoded by the exons ATGGACGACGAGTACGAGTTCGCTGACAAGGTTCCTCCCTCCTTTGATCGCGTG GGAGATATGATCAAGGATGCTGAAGCCAAAGGGTTCAACCCTGGACTGATAGTGCTGCTGGTTGTTGTTGGGCTATTGTTGATATTCCTTGTTGGAAATTATGTACTTTACATGTATGCACAAAAAACTCTTCCTCCAAGGAAAAAGAAGCCGGTCtccaagaagaagatgaagagggaGAGAATGAAGCAAGGTGTTTCTGCACCTGGAGAGTAG